Within bacterium, the genomic segment GAAGAATTAAGCAGGGAGGTTCTAAATCGTGAAAAGAGGACTGCCTGAGTCGATTCGCATGAAACATGATTTGCATTATGTGGATGAGCTTCTGGAAGAAAAGTCAGGAGTTGTTGGACGCTATATTCCGATTGAGCTCATCCGGCCGAATCCAGATCAACCGCGGCGGGAGTTCGATGATCTCTCTGAACTGATTGCCTCGATCCGTGAAAAAGGAATTTTGGAACCACTGATCGTTCGTCGCTTCGAAGATGGTTATCAAATCGTGGCAGGGGAGAGGAGATGGCGCGCTTCCAAGGAAGTTGGACTTTCCGTTGTTCCTTGCATAGAAAAAAATGTTGATGATCGCGAGATGCTTGAAATCGCATTGATCGAAAATTTGCAGCGCAAAGATCTAACACCATTTGAAGAAGCGGATGGTTTGCAATCCCTCGCAGAAAAATTTCAATA encodes:
- a CDS encoding ParB/RepB/Spo0J family partition protein: MKRGLPESIRMKHDLHYVDELLEEKSGVVGRYIPIELIRPNPDQPRREFDDLSELIASIREKGILEPLIVRRFEDGYQIVAGERRWRASKEVGLSVVPCIEKNVDDREMLEIALIENLQRKDLTPFEEADGLQSLAEKFQYTHAQIAQVIGKSRTSVTETLSLNQIPQEVRDLCRQADISSKSLLLQIVRQPNVEEMKNLAMRIGRENLSRNDVRKEKQLTSSKKAEPFLFRFRGNNFKLMIRFNKAKVSHDEVVSALETTLEKLK